Part of the Rhineura floridana isolate rRhiFlo1 chromosome 8, rRhiFlo1.hap2, whole genome shotgun sequence genome is shown below.
taatttcaaagcctttttactggtcagtgtcatatgatggggaagacagccttttgtgtttcaaattggaggttgtgttctatttctatttcgggtgcattaacagttgaatctgaaactgcagtttgatgtaaaatcagactgattccaatatgttgctacttcagcagtgactcttaggtgttggaaaaaaacaaacttagcctgcccaagatgcatgttttcagcttgctatgtttaaatcacttcatttaaggcaaggtgggcatggtcaattaaaaacatagagcacacctagaattttactagaatatatttcacctcccactgttttatcgtgtggaaactgagacactcctgatgtaaactggagactattctgcagaatagtcagtgccattattccataattatgtttggagttttttttagtgtaaattttgcaaagtgttgctgtacttcacatattcacaaaaatatgcaaaagaaaatgatttcccataggaaacttcactaaaattgcaaaggaaatcagacatatttaaagtgaccatctgaactatgtcaactgtcttaataatgttgcttcctccctgctaaaacaagatcagcccagcacatgtcttctttctattatttgggctgattgcaggtgttgccaccattcaccatatgctcagaagcacgttaccaaattcttccaagctacacaggaagtggattggactgtgaaagaccaacccaaatggtgtttgcattttgaccaatttgtagggcagtccaatatctcagagaggaggttaggtctcctgctcccctggtgcattcactatagctgcccaatttccctgtttttcaaagtttgatagaaatatctgtggactataggtacattgttaaaccacaaggttttttgcctattagtgaatttctctgctttttaatccggaaggtaagcaatgggatcctgtgcaagcttgccgagaatagattgatcatttgcatgcttatggagttcaatgggatttactcccctgcaatcatgcttaggataggtgaaactatccacaggggagggggggaggaggagggaggggaagaagggcagaggggaggagggggatgggagcaggcaggagggggaggggaggagaagaggtttgatcatttgcatgtttattgagttcagtgggatttattcccatgcagtcatgcttagaataggtaaaactgatggggagaaggaaggacagctggagtgggcaggggaggaggaagaaggaagaggggaggggaggaggaagggagagaagagaagaggggaaggaggggaaaggcaggtctgatcatttgcatgcttattgagttcaatcggatttactcctaagtaatcatggttaggataggtaaaactgaccatgggggaggagcagggggaggggagaggagagggaaggagaaagggaggggagaagggagaggaaggaggggcaggggcagggaaggtcaggtttgatcatttgcatgcttattgagttcaatggggcatgttaccaaattcttccaagctacacaggaagtggattggactgtgaaaaaccaacccaaatggtgtttgcattttgacaaatttgtagggcagtacaatatctcagagaggaggtcaggtctcctgctcccctggtgcattccctatagctgcccaatttccctgctttttaaactttgatagaaatatctgttggctgtaggtacgtccATAAACTGCAAATATTTTTTTTGCCTcttggtgaatttctctgctttctagTTACTTAACAATTCTGGGCCCAAATAggacttcttaaggaggggacatACCACCTtgtccttcaaggcagatggtactgtATCCTCCTCCATTGAAGAAATGATCAGTCCCTGgacccactcagtcaacccctcATGGCTAGATCTGAGAAGCCAAGATGGGAAAGGGTGaagggggcaggtggttggctgtacttcttcaagcagcttctccacatcctcaggctgcaataatcaaaactgatcctgagcagatggaacagacaatgctctggacacctctactggacttgctctaaccaTGGCATCCAACGTAGTTcaaatctgagtgattttgtccATAAAGTGCCTCCCAGAGTTTTTACAACAGGCAGCCCAGGGTGTCAGAGCAAAGCTGTCTTGGTCTGATGACAAGAGCCCATTGACCTGTTGAAAAAGCTCTGCCGGGCAGCTCCTTGTGGATGCAGTGGTAGCAGAGAAGTAGGCTTTCTTTGCCACCGCCTCTGCCATGTGGTAGGTACAGTAATGTGACCTTACACATGCTCAGTCATCCTTCAGAGTGCACTCTAGCCACCTACCCTCCTGTTTAGAATAGAATCCAATCATAAGAGTTTTATCTCACGCAAGTCACTAGAGTACCAAAGTGACCTATGTGCTTATAGCTGCAGAGAGGGCACTCATGTGCGAGCGATCATGTTGATGTCTGTATGCATCGTGATGGGAGTTTTGAGAGGTACACCAGCcatgtcagctggaaaatcccccagagcattcaggaatcactcagattccataagtctccaagggcagaccatctcaaTAGGGCCCCCACCTCTGCAACATGAGGTAGACACAGTCAGCCCAAACTCCACCAGGAAAATTACCATTTTATCCAAGTGGTTTGTCAGGAACCACCAGTTCTTACATAAGCAAAGCTTCTTCAAAAAAAGGCAGGactattaaaattattaaaaagatTAAATATACACTTGCTTATGTGCAGTGTAGAAAGCATTTAGTTCAGCTCCCCAGTAGTGGATGGCATGCTGAGGTGTTGCAACTCACCTGACATCTGGTCAGTCACATTGCCGGTGCTTACTAAAAGGTAAAGGGAgaagagcaaagcagcagcaaggtCAACGTGGTGCAAACAcatcagcagagccaatctgtcaCTCCTGCCCGTGCATTTCCACCTCACCGACCTCACAACCacatcacccctccccctctacctTTTGATAAGCAGAGAGACACGACCATCCAGAGGTCAGATGAGTAGTGCTACTCCACCACACAGTCACTGCAACTCCTTAATGTGTGCAAACATACACAGCCTCAGTCAAAGTAGTAGGAAATGAAAGGCTGAAATTTGCTGAGAATTTTGCCAACATGTATTGTGAAAATTCAGAACATCCCTAGAAGTACTGAAGCTTCCCAGAATATTATatacaatgaaataaatattAATCCTTCAAATACTTTTGGGAAATGAATAAtatttgattgttgttgttgttgttgttatgtgccttcaagtcgattacgacttatggcaaccctatgaatcagtgacctccaagagcatctgtcatgaaccaccctgttcagatcttgtaagttcacgtctgtggcttcctttatggaatcaatccatctcttgtttggcctttctctttttctactcctgtttttccagcattattgtcttttctagtgaatcatctcttctcatgatgtgtccgaagtatgataacctcagtttcattgatTGTTGACATCCTGTATATTGGCATAGAcacctggttggctgctgtgggaacagaatgctagattAGATTGGCCTTTGGTCTTATCCAGCAGGGTTGTTCTTATGGCCATCTGTGATAAAGTCCTTCAGGCAGATTGTAGCATCCTGAAGTTCATAAAAGCAATGCTGGCTAAGCTACATGGTGGTGTAAATTGAGCACATAATTTTCATCAGTGCCATTGCAACATGTTTCTTAGCTGCCACTTGAGAGTAAAACATCTCTGCATTTAACAAAGAAATGTCCAAGTTTATGAAAAGTTTTTCATCTATTTTCCTGAGTAGATGAAACCAAAACAGCATTTTTTCTTATTTATGTCTAATTAGCCCATTCAGGAAACCTGAAGGAATTTGTACTGCATACACAACAGCAAAAATGGACATAATTCACTTGATGATTTGAATAAACTAAATGATATTTTGTTCTACATTCTGGTTAGTTATGATTAATGGTTAATGTCTAAAATGGGAAGAACTGGAACGCACATTCCCTGTCCTGAAGCTATTTCTTCTGATACTAGATATGGGGAGGGGACCGATACTAGATACTAGAGAGGGAACACTGTTCAAATAGGACCTTTTAGGGATGAACCCTAGCATTGACAAGAGTTTTcagagtttattatttatttatttatttgatttatatcccgcccttcctcccagcaggagttacAGTCTAGTGAGTTTATGAACAGAGTCAGTAAGTCTGGCTTTAATGTAAACTGTGACTATAATTCCAAAAGAATAGCACCTATTTCTGATAAGTGTATTTATCTAGATCATTACCCACAATTCTTGTTTTTGAGTTCCTTCTGAGGGGATGAGATTAGAAAGGAGCAGATACACactatttttattgtttgtctAATACAGTgatgggaacttgtggccctccagatgttgttggactctaactgccATTAGGCCCAGCCAATGGTTGGAGATTATGGGAGTTCtgagccaacaacatctggagggccacaagttccccatccctggtttaatatGTATCATTGTcttaaagccttccctgtaaaaagctcagtgcttcccaaacctcccccccccaaagactaCTTGAAAgttgttgagggtcttggtggaccacttaagatttttctgccctttccttccCAAACATAATTGCAGTTTTGTctctttttttctccccaaacCTTATAATACAGATgatcccatgcatatttactcagaagtaagcctcaccaaGATCTATGgtagatgtgcataggactggTAGATGTTAGAAGCTTGATCCCATCCACCTTTACTCAAAAGGAAGCCTGTTCTATATGGTGCTTGCTTGCAAGTAAGCATTCTCAGCCTGGAGATCCTTATTGGTTTTACTCCTCATTACCTGGTGTCTGTCAATGTTACTATGTCCAGGCTGTTGATCTGGAGACTTCTGCTTCAAAGAAGGGGCATTAAAGGGGGCTATAAAAtgggggaaggggcaaaggaagcgtGGAGGGTGCATGAGGGACATGACGGCAGTTGGGATAGGGTAAGAAATTAAGAGCACTGTTTGTCAGGCTCTCACTTGTTTGACCGGCTCTGTGCCTGGACAGATCCTTGGCACAGACTCACAAACAGCAAACAAGAGAGAGTGCTGGAAGGGCCATCAGAACTGATGTCAACCTTGACTACTGCAGCTAGGGCTGGGTGAAACTCAGGGGAAGATCCAAGGAGAATGCTGATTGGTTTACTAGTTGCGTGCAAAGCCTAGGTTTAGATTATGATGGAGCAGTAGCTGCTGCTGTTCTTCAgaaacatgctgtggaccaccagcatgaagttcatggaccactggtggttcacgACCACAGTATGGAAATGTCTGGTATAGCTGATCCCTGTACTTCTGATCTGATTTTCACAGACTAAGAACTAGTGAAGCActgaaacaaacaaatgaactTTGTTTTTCATCATAACTTAAATCATATCCTGTTAAACTCAACAATTAATTTTTGTGCTATAAAGTACAACTAAGAGCCTTGATATTTTATTGAAGAGGGGTACATTTAATAAAGCAAGACCACCACCTAACCTTTCATGAGCAGTAAATATTCCATGAGCCATTTTGTTTCACTGTGGGCTGCCCTATTATCCTTGATCAAAAAATGCTAAGCTTCTGATCAAGTCTGCTTTATTAAAATTGTCAGCCTTATACCAGCTCAGGAAGAACATCAGATGAATTCTTTCTGGGAAGCAACTGGAGAGTCTTTGCAATAAAGTTAAGCTATATGATGTTGTTCATTTTGATGTTGGCTTTTTAACTCTCTGGTTCTGATATATTTCTAATTTGTTTTCTTTGCAGTTCATTGCATTTGCCTCTTTATTCTTCATCCTACTTTCAATCACAACGTTTTGCCTGGAAACCCATGAAGCGTTCAATAccatcaaaaacaaaacagaacatatCAGAGGTTTGGAGGAGGTTCAGTATGAAATAGAGACGGATCCTGCTCTGACATATGTTGAAGGAGTATGTGTGGTGTGGTTTACATTTGAATTTTTAGTCCGTGTTGTTTTTTCACCAAACAAACGTGAATTCATCAAAAATCTCTTGAATATCATTGACTTTGTGGCAATTTTGCCCTTCTATCTAGAGGTGGGTCTCAGTGGGCTCTCCTCCAAAGCTGCTAAGGATGTGCTTGGTTTCCTCAGGGTGGTGAGGTTTGTGAGAATCCTGCGAATCTTCAAGCTCACCCGACATTTCGTAGGCCTCAGGGTGCTGGGTCACACGCTCCGAGCAAGCACCAATGAGTTTTTGCTGCTGATCATATTTTTGGCATTAGGAGTGTTAATATTTGCCACCATGATCTACTATGCTGAGCGAATAGGAGCTAGACCCAATGACCCTTCAGCTAGTGAACATACAGAGTTCAAAAACATCCCTATTGGTTTCTGGTGGGCTGTGGTCACCATGACCACTCTTGGGTATGGAGACATGTATCCAAAGACATGGTCAGGCATGCTAGTGGGTGCTCTGTGTGCTCTAGCTGGGGTGCTGACCATAGCCATGCCTGTGCCTGTTATTGTCAACAATTTTGGAATGTACTACTCTCTGGCCATGGCAAAACAGAAGCTtccaagaaaaagaaagaagcacATCCCACCTGCTCCTCAGGCAAGCTCCCCTACATTTTGCAAGACAGACTTGAATATGGCCTGCAATAGCACACAGGGGGAAGTCTGTCTGGGCAAAGACAACCGGCTGATGGAACACAATAAATCAGGTAGGACGCAGTCCGAAACGCATGTCTGGTATGTTTGGCAGTACAAAGCATCAGGAAGCATTTAATCTTTCTGCAGCTAGAGGAGGTAGTTCACACACCTCTCCCCTCACTCACTATTTGTATATGTCAGTCTAATAAATAGTTTACAGCATAAGAACAGTGTTCCAGATCTGTGCACTGCTGGTCTGTAGTTTTTGCTAAGTGTATTGTGAATGCTGAGTTGCCTTtaattttccttctttctttttaattctttTGTTTTACTGGTGGCAACTACTGTTTCTTTTGCCTGTTGCACCATAcaaatgttttgctttgtttcctgCATGCTTGTGCCTTCACAGTTGTGCCTCCATTCTAATGAATGCCATGGTGTTTTGTGTGATGTTTGTCTCTTTGTCCGCTTTTGCCTGTGCCATGCTGGTGGCATGAAATACTAGAAGTGATATAAGAAGCATTCATTTAGACATGGATTATTAATCTAGGCTCACATTCAATGCAGCAAGTAGAAGTGTGCTCTCTAGATTTCAAGGACAGCATTTCTTTCATAGATTGGAATGTGATGTGCCTGGCCTGGTATGTCACATTTTCTGATGTCCTGAGAGCAGAACAACTTAAAATAAAGTTTGTTGATTGCAATAAAAATGGCAGCACCTTTTACAGGTTTTTCCCCCCAATAAATTTTCACTGTTGCTTCGTACTTAAGCCAAAAACCAAAAGAGATTGTATTTCAAGATGTTGAAAAAATGAAGATTTTATTTTCATAACAGcctgtttttttcatttttttagtcTTCACAATTAAGGCTATGATCCCTGACCTTAAGGAACAGGTGATGCACCTGAAATTACAGTTTAGCATAGACTCAAATATTATTTCTTTTGGAAGCAAGTCTCTTTAATTTCATTTGAAGCTTTTTCCATGTTAGGACGCTTAGAACCTTACATCTGTTTATAGCTAGAGGTAATAAAATTGACAAGATTTCAGttgacagtacaatcctatacatgtctaatcagaagtaagtgccactgagttcaatggagcttattcccaggtaagtgcatgtaggattgcagtcttggtGTTAGAGGCTTTTCATAATTACATATAATATATAAGAACTTAAGGAGAGTCCTGCTGGGTCAGATGAAAGGCTTATCTAAtcatgcatcctgttctcacagtggccagccacatgcccatgagaagctcacaagcagggcatgagcacacCAGcagtctccctacttgtgattcccaataaCTCGTATTGAGAGTCATACTGCCTCCAGTACTGGTGGTAGTAGATAGCTACGATGGcttatagccattgatagctttatcttccatgaatttgtcttaattCCTTTAAAGCCATTACTACATTCTGTGGTAGCGAATTTCAGAGTTTGGCTATCcatagtgtgaagaaatactttgtcctgaatctttcaaaattcaACGTCGTTAGATGGCCTGGATTCTAGTATTAGAAAACACTTTCTCtgcactatgcataattttatatacctctatcatgtccccactttctaaactaaaaagtccagTGTAAACTTTCTttataggagagttgctccagcccccttaatcattttggttgccaaaAGGATGGTTATCATAGACAGTTAAATTATAAATTACTTTAATAATtaacaaagctttttttaaaaaaaaaaagtaataatgGAGATGGCAGGAGACAGAAAACTGCTGCTTTTTGGTCCCAATGATTTCTCCTTTAAAGATAAAATGAAACTTTGTGCTGTACTTCTTAAGACTTCACAGCCACCAAGCTATAACTCAATCCATTTCAAAGTCCCTTGGAGATAATCAGTAGAAAGTGTTTATACTGAGTTTTGTTGGGTTTTcctgggcagggggaggggaactaAATTTGAACATTCAGGAAAGTAAGAGACGGTCTTGAAAGGGATTGTGTACAGTGGTTGGATTAGTACTTACCAAAATGATTTTCAAAGTGCTAATGACCATCCTGTTTGCAGGCCAAAATGTAGTGAGTCCACATATTTCCAGGTGTTAGATTACATGGTAGTAGTAGGGAAAAGATTATAAAAAGAGAAATCTTAATATGATAAAACTTATATAATAAGATA
Proteins encoded:
- the KCNC2 gene encoding potassium voltage-gated channel subfamily C member 2 isoform X8 is translated as MGKLEDNERVILNVGGTRHETYRSTLKTLPGTRLALLACQSQGESPGDGEEPPPPLPSPNPGPNPGGGGGAGGTLDGVGGSSWSPRSNGGGAAPSGNGACCEFFFDRHPGVFAYVLNYYRTGKLHCPADVCGPLFEEELAFWGIDETDVEPCCWMTYRQHRDAEEALDIFEAPDLISGEPPPEPDDDDELAAKRLGIEDVGAIGASSANGSPLDGKGGRWKRLQPRMWALFEDPYSSRAARFIAFASLFFILLSITTFCLETHEAFNTIKNKTEHIRGLEEVQYEIETDPALTYVEGVCVVWFTFEFLVRVVFSPNKREFIKNLLNIIDFVAILPFYLEVGLSGLSSKAAKDVLGFLRVVRFVRILRIFKLTRHFVGLRVLGHTLRASTNEFLLLIIFLALGVLIFATMIYYAERIGARPNDPSASEHTEFKNIPIGFWWAVVTMTTLGYGDMYPKTWSGMLVGALCALAGVLTIAMPVPVIVNNFGMYYSLAMAKQKLPRKRKKHIPPAPQASSPTFCKTDLNMACNSTQGEVCLGKDNRLMEHNKSDNCKEVVITGYTQAEARSLS
- the KCNC2 gene encoding potassium voltage-gated channel subfamily C member 2 isoform X7 — translated: MGKLEDNERVILNVGGTRHETYRSTLKTLPGTRLALLACQSQGESPGDGEEPPPPLPSPNPGPNPGGGGGAGGTLDGVGGSSWSPRSNGGGAAPSGNGACCEFFFDRHPGVFAYVLNYYRTGKLHCPADVCGPLFEEELAFWGIDETDVEPCCWMTYRQHRDAEEALDIFEAPDLISGEPPPEPDDDDELAAKRLGIEDVGAIGASSANGSPLDGKGGRWKRLQPRMWALFEDPYSSRAARFIAFASLFFILLSITTFCLETHEAFNTIKNKTEHIRGLEEVQYEIETDPALTYVEGVCVVWFTFEFLVRVVFSPNKREFIKNLLNIIDFVAILPFYLEVGLSGLSSKAAKDVLGFLRVVRFVRILRIFKLTRHFVGLRVLGHTLRASTNEFLLLIIFLALGVLIFATMIYYAERIGARPNDPSASEHTEFKNIPIGFWWAVVTMTTLGYGDMYPKTWSGMLVGALCALAGVLTIAMPVPVIVNNFGMYYSLAMAKQKLPRKRKKHIPPAPQASSPTFCKTDLNMACNSTQGEVCLGKDNRLMEHNKSGYEKSRSLNNIAGMASNAMRLSPVTSPYSSPCPLRRSRSPIPSIL